The following coding sequences are from one Mastomys coucha isolate ucsf_1 unplaced genomic scaffold, UCSF_Mcou_1 pScaffold9, whole genome shotgun sequence window:
- the LOC116084653 gene encoding tripartite motif-containing protein 52-like — protein MAAPTGPPSPMQSLREEAVCAICLDFFKDPVSIGCGHNFCRGCVTQLWGSEDEQAPEQPAAAAAASSAAAAAAAAAASREQVIREVLFRRLAEQELLERRARALQAMEAVQAVRAGRWLAHNHRRLAARAASAASAANAARVASATTAASAARAASPSPSPSPSPSASASASPSPSSSSSRWGEEEDNWNGMQGLVRDLRIRVFRDEERDEHPHDGHQYHHYGRLRRRPIFRRGPPHPPVRRQLYPEVRVSSPPQPTPQVFSCPQCRRTFPTRSFRPNLQLANMVHIIRQIGPTS, from the coding sequence ATGGCCGCCCCTACAGGGCCTCCCAGCCCTATGCAGTCCCTTCGGGAAGAAGCAGTGTGCGCCATCTGCCTGGATTTTTTTAAGGACCCCGTGTCCATCGGCTGTGGGCACAACTTCTGCCGGGGGTGCGTGACCCAGCTGTGGGGCTCGGAAGATGAGCAGGCCCCCGAGcagcccgccgccgccgccgccgcctcctccgccgccgctgccgccgccgccgccgccgcctccagGGAGCAAGTCATTAGAGAGGTTTTGTTCCGCAGGTTGGCAGAGCAGGAGCTGCTGGAGCGCCGAGCGCGGGCCCTGCAGGCCATGGAGGCCGTGCAGGCCGTGCGGGCCGGCCGCTGGCTTGCGCACAACCACAGGAGGCTTGCGGCCAGAGCGGCCAGTGCGGCCAGTGCGGCCAATGCGGCCAGAGTGGCCAGTGCGACCACTGCGGCCAGTGCGGCCAGAGCggcctctccttctccctctccctctccctctccctctgcctctgcctctgcatctccctctccctcttcctcttcctctcggTGGGGCGAGGAGGAAGACAACTGGAACGGCATGCAAGGGCTGGTGCGGGACCTGAGGATCCGGGTTTTTCGGGACGAAGAGAGAGACGAACACCCCCATGACGGCCACCAGTACCATCACTATGGCCGCCTCCGGCGCCGGCCAATCTTCCGCCGGGGCCCCCCTCACCCACCAGTGCGGCGGCAGCTCTACCCAGAGGTCCGCGTCAGCTCCCCTCCTCAGCCCACTCCGCAGGTCTTCAGCTGCCCGCAGTGCCGGAGGACTTTCCCAACTCGCAGTTTTCGACCCAACTTGCAGCTGGCCAACATGGTCCATATAATTCGCCAGATTGGCCCTACTTCGTGA